The genomic segment TAGCTCAATCGCTTCTATAACTTTTTCAGCAGAAATATTTTTTTCATCGCAAATTTGTTTTATAGCAATTAAAATTGGTGAAGACATAGAAAGTTAAAAGTTAAAAGTTAAAAGTTGAAAGTTAGTATAAAAAAATTCGTAGTTAACTGAATAGCTTATTTATATGGATTATGATTTTTACATTAAAATGCGGATTTAATGTGCTTAATAATAGCTTTTTTAGTGGATTGATCCATCTCAATACTGATTACATCAAAACGATAATTTTCGGAAAATATTTTTTCTTTTATTAAATAATTTTGAGCGGTTTTAAATATTTTATTTTGTTTTCGGGAATCTATTGCTTCTTCAGGATAACCAAAATTTTGATTTGTTCTTGTTTTAACTTCAACAAAAACAATTTGATCTTTTTCTTTTACAATTAAATCTATTTCTCCCGCGCGGTTGGTGTAGTTTTGTTTTATAATTTTATAACCCTGCTTTTTTAAATATTGTTTAGCTATTTTTTCCCCTAAATCTCCTATTTTTCTTTTCAAAGTAATATTTTTCTTTTTAAGAAAAAATTCCATAATTTTATTATAAACCAAAAATCAAAATAAAAAAATTTAACTTTTATAAGAATAGCATAAAATTTTTTAAAAAGCTAATTTTTTTTTCTTGCTAGTTTTGATAATTTATAATAACATTAATTTATAATTCAAAATTTCTTTGGTGCGCCCTTGTAGTTCAACGGATAGAACGAAAGACTCCTAAGCTTTAAATAGAGGTTCGATTCCTCTCAAGGGCATTAATTAAAAAGATCTTTCTTTGCCAACAATAATTTTAAATTTATTAGGAATAATTTTAATAAAAGCGGGAGATAAAATAATTTTTGGATTATAGTCAATTTGTAAAAATATTTCTTTATTGGAATTAATTTTTATTTTTTTTACAAGAACAAAACTATCTATTTTATTTTCTTTTTTAAATAATTTTAATACGAATTTTGGAATAAATTTAAAAATTTTAGTACATGAAATTGCTATTTCTAAAAAACCATCTTGAGGATTAATTTTTTTTTGAAAATTTAAAAAACTTAAATTATAAATATAAAAAGGTTGGTTTGTTTTAAAATAAAGATGATATTGATCATCGCATTCAACATTGTTTACATTAAAAATTTCTAATTGAGAAAGAAAATAATATTCATTTATTTTTCCTAAATCTATTTTTTTAATAATTCGATTAGCTAAAACATTACAAGCTGTTTCAAATGGTGGAATTCCTAAAACACGAGCAATTTTACTGGAGGATGTTATTGGAATAAAGCCGAAACAAATATCAAAATTTTCTAAACAATTAATTGTTTGATTAATTATTTGATCATCCCCACAAATAACAATTGTTTCAGCTCCTTGTTTTATTATTTCGTTAATAACTCCTTTAAGTTTTTTAAAAGCAGACAATTTAATAATTTTTCCTTTAAGGCCTAAATCAATTAATTTGTTTTCAATTTTAGTTAAAACCTTATTGTATTGCGGATGATTTAAATAAGAATCGTAAATATAATAATACATAAATTAAAAAATTAAAATTTATATTTTATTAATTTTATTCTCTTGGTAAATTTTGTCAAACA from the Candidatus Kuenenbacteria bacterium HGW-Kuenenbacteria-1 genome contains:
- a CDS encoding YraN family protein, which produces MEFFLKKKNITLKRKIGDLGEKIAKQYLKKQGYKIIKQNYTNRAGEIDLIVKEKDQIVFVEVKTRTNQNFGYPEEAIDSRKQNKIFKTAQNYLIKEKIFSENYRFDVISIEMDQSTKKAIIKHIKSAF